A region of Chitinophaga horti DNA encodes the following proteins:
- a CDS encoding SusC/RagA family TonB-linked outer membrane protein, with translation MNHTSTPVAHSAPGRGRTMPITKRLLLFGCCLLVTSVGFAQQRELNEKVKLDISSASLSTVLKALDKQSNFSFTFIREDFDKITVRDFHPNNISLGEALAMLEKVAGIEFSVHNNAIIFRKAERPAAAAVTANVAVKGRVMMAEGEEPIPGVSIWQKGTNNRAITNENGEYSIELSDENAVLSYSFMGYETKEMKANDPATASVTLKSTRESLSEIVVLGYGKAKKGDLSAAVSTVPDMDQVKNRPVLNVAAMIQGKVPGVTVINNGGHPNSSPRVTIRGIGSRSSENVLYVVDGVPNAPYNPADIESITVLKDAASAAIYGAFSGSAGVILITTRQAKQGKPGVEYNTFVGMKQAWRTPQSLTAEEEAKVSNLAYTNAGLPPLSGWDAAVNPYAQQTRTDWIDEVFRTGVIQRHTVTVNAGTEKFSTLLQARYENEEGTLLNTYNKNISLRFNANYQFNDHIRLRQDLFYNNNDNRGTETSSGYSGVILSAIYMPRSATPYYADGSFGGVGPRESQYLGIHGDAINPVATLLRNKPYNRGNDLQSVTEVNVTDIVKGLSFLSRFSYRQGNSLWKNFEPKRTEPGKPNDQNTLSYSTNKSYHWIWENTANYERVFGKHSIAAMASMTAQQNGARSFSAAARGLQDEAEWAQFFLNASVFDQNRPGDNQWVDRNLSYVGRLAYSWADRYFVTGSYRRDIAGRLPADYRSKGLPGLTAAWKISSEPFFNVPAVDLLKLRASWGRIGNLSSIGTAYGYPTLGSGIAYQVGEKSPQSTALYMANQYNPALSWETSEQTDFGIDIALMNERLTLTADYFNKKTYDLISRQELNWTNTFGFGAPMINQGLIRNKGFELSANWHDQVGKVGYSVGGNFATLNNKVEKIDGNAGSYWADGDVWRGVLNPFRSIVGQPAYAYWLIKTDGIFQTDAEAAAYVDKSGARIQPFAKAGDLKFVDKDGNGSINDADRYYMGSAYPKVTYAFNGSANWNNFDISFFFQGVSGAKLFHAFKQTTLNGSEQGYNRWNKILDAWSPTNTGSDIPKISASDANKNFQTTSDWYLEDGSYLRLKNLLIGYTFKNMPWKTALRVYVSGDNLLTFTKYSGMDPEVGGYGMDGGQFPVSRIYAVGAKLNF, from the coding sequence ATGAACCACACTTCTACGCCCGTGGCGCATAGCGCTCCAGGTAGGGGCCGTACTATGCCCATTACCAAACGGCTGCTGCTTTTTGGCTGCTGCCTGCTGGTTACCTCCGTTGGTTTTGCGCAACAGCGGGAACTGAACGAGAAAGTGAAGCTCGACATCTCCTCGGCCTCGCTGTCTACGGTGCTAAAAGCGCTCGACAAACAAAGTAATTTCTCTTTTACGTTTATCCGTGAGGACTTTGACAAGATCACCGTGCGCGACTTTCATCCCAATAACATCTCTTTGGGAGAAGCGCTGGCCATGTTGGAAAAAGTTGCCGGTATCGAATTTAGCGTGCATAACAATGCGATCATTTTTCGTAAGGCAGAAAGGCCGGCAGCGGCTGCGGTTACAGCAAACGTTGCGGTGAAAGGCCGCGTGATGATGGCAGAGGGAGAGGAGCCTATTCCGGGTGTGAGCATCTGGCAGAAGGGCACAAATAACCGCGCCATCACTAATGAAAATGGAGAATACTCGATTGAACTGTCAGACGAAAACGCAGTGCTGAGCTACAGCTTCATGGGGTACGAAACGAAAGAGATGAAAGCGAACGATCCGGCTACGGCTTCGGTAACGCTGAAGTCGACCCGCGAATCCTTAAGCGAGATCGTAGTACTCGGTTACGGTAAAGCGAAGAAAGGTGACCTGTCTGCCGCGGTATCCACCGTACCAGATATGGACCAGGTGAAAAACCGTCCCGTGTTAAACGTGGCTGCGATGATCCAGGGTAAGGTGCCTGGTGTAACGGTAATCAACAATGGTGGTCACCCGAACAGTTCTCCGCGAGTAACGATCCGCGGTATCGGCTCACGTTCTTCGGAAAATGTACTGTATGTAGTAGATGGCGTGCCTAATGCTCCTTACAATCCTGCCGATATTGAAAGTATTACGGTATTGAAAGATGCGGCATCTGCGGCAATCTATGGTGCCTTCTCCGGCTCCGCAGGTGTAATCCTGATTACCACCCGCCAGGCTAAACAAGGCAAGCCGGGCGTGGAATACAATACGTTCGTAGGCATGAAGCAAGCCTGGAGAACGCCACAATCACTTACTGCGGAAGAGGAAGCCAAAGTATCTAACCTGGCTTACACCAACGCCGGTTTACCACCGCTCAGCGGCTGGGACGCAGCTGTAAACCCATATGCACAGCAAACGCGCACGGACTGGATCGATGAAGTGTTCCGCACGGGCGTTATTCAGCGTCATACCGTAACAGTAAATGCCGGCACCGAAAAGTTCTCTACGCTGTTACAGGCGCGTTATGAGAATGAAGAAGGTACACTGCTGAATACTTATAATAAAAACATCTCCCTGCGCTTTAATGCGAACTACCAGTTTAACGATCATATCAGGCTGCGCCAGGACTTGTTCTATAACAACAACGATAATCGTGGTACGGAAACCTCCAGTGGTTACAGCGGCGTGATCCTCTCCGCCATCTATATGCCACGTTCGGCTACTCCTTACTATGCCGATGGTTCCTTCGGTGGTGTTGGTCCGCGTGAATCGCAGTACCTGGGTATCCACGGTGACGCGATCAACCCGGTAGCAACGCTGCTGCGTAACAAACCGTACAACCGCGGCAACGATCTTCAATCTGTTACTGAAGTGAATGTGACTGATATCGTGAAAGGCCTCAGTTTCCTGTCACGCTTCTCTTACCGCCAGGGTAACTCACTGTGGAAAAACTTCGAACCGAAAAGAACGGAGCCAGGTAAACCGAACGACCAGAACACGCTTTCTTACTCCACCAATAAAAGCTACCACTGGATCTGGGAAAACACGGCCAACTACGAACGTGTTTTCGGTAAACACAGCATCGCCGCGATGGCATCAATGACCGCGCAGCAGAACGGTGCCCGTTCATTCAGCGCCGCCGCGAGAGGACTGCAGGACGAGGCCGAGTGGGCACAGTTCTTCCTGAACGCTTCGGTGTTCGACCAGAACCGTCCGGGTGATAACCAGTGGGTTGACCGCAACCTTTCTTATGTAGGTCGTTTGGCGTATAGCTGGGCCGATCGTTACTTTGTAACCGGTAGCTACCGCCGCGATATTGCCGGCCGTTTGCCTGCCGATTACCGCTCCAAGGGCCTGCCGGGTCTTACCGCTGCCTGGAAAATCAGCTCTGAGCCGTTCTTTAACGTGCCCGCTGTTGACCTCCTGAAGCTGCGCGCCAGCTGGGGCCGTATCGGTAACCTCAGCTCCATCGGTACCGCTTATGGATATCCCACACTGGGTTCCGGCATTGCGTACCAGGTTGGCGAAAAGAGCCCGCAGTCTACCGCACTGTACATGGCAAACCAGTACAACCCGGCCCTGTCATGGGAAACTTCGGAACAAACGGACTTCGGTATCGATATCGCTTTGATGAACGAGCGACTGACGCTGACTGCCGATTACTTCAACAAGAAAACATATGACCTGATCTCCCGCCAGGAGCTGAACTGGACGAATACCTTCGGTTTCGGTGCTCCCATGATCAACCAGGGATTGATCCGTAACAAAGGTTTTGAATTAAGCGCTAACTGGCACGACCAGGTTGGTAAAGTGGGATATAGCGTCGGCGGTAACTTTGCTACGCTGAACAATAAGGTTGAAAAGATCGACGGCAACGCCGGTTCGTACTGGGCAGATGGCGATGTGTGGAGAGGTGTGCTGAATCCTTTCCGTTCGATCGTTGGTCAGCCTGCGTATGCTTACTGGCTGATTAAAACAGATGGTATTTTCCAGACAGATGCAGAAGCTGCAGCTTATGTTGACAAATCCGGTGCGCGCATCCAGCCCTTCGCGAAAGCGGGTGACCTGAAGTTCGTGGATAAGGACGGTAATGGCAGCATTAACGATGCCGACCGTTACTACATGGGCAGCGCGTATCCAAAAGTAACCTATGCCTTCAATGGTAGTGCTAACTGGAACAATTTCGATATCAGCTTCTTCTTCCAGGGTGTGAGCGGTGCTAAACTGTTCCACGCCTTTAAACAGACGACGCTGAATGGTTCCGAGCAAGGCTACAACCGCTGGAACAAAATCCTGGATGCCTGGTCGCCCACCAACACCGGCTCCGATATTCCAAAGATCTCCGCGAGCGATGCTAACAAAAACTTCCAGACTACATCTGACTGGTACCTGGAAGATGGCAGCTACCTGCGTTTAAAGAACCTGCTGATCGGTTATACGTTCAAAAACATGCCATGGAAAACAGCGCTGCGTGTATACGTGAGCGGTGATAACCTGCTCACCTTTACCAAATACAGCGGCATGGACCCTGAGGT
- a CDS encoding FecR family protein: MPTSQYPNAKALLDKFHAGECTPEELALLDSWYKGLHNNAPVEHAESQQERFLAGFRDYVAKKQKHNIRPLVRKWAAAASVILLAGIGYFSAKQQQLHKAKQATADNIFHVRNTSGMIKKVMLPDSSVIWMNANASLSWREEAASKTRWVAFEGEGYFEVERSSERPFVIVTRDVVVKVLGTRFNLEAYRDEKMTRVSLASGKVQVSSKANRQTQAILEPGRAAAYFPDDSVLVTHEIDTTLSTAWMDGGFTAEQLSIKDAFTRLCESNGYEVAWQNERRLQKKITIAFPKQRFGQTMDALCYMTHKNYTIKNKLVTIY, from the coding sequence ATGCCAACATCACAATATCCGAATGCGAAAGCATTACTCGACAAATTTCATGCAGGCGAATGCACGCCCGAAGAACTGGCGCTACTCGATAGCTGGTACAAAGGCCTGCATAACAACGCCCCCGTCGAGCATGCGGAGTCGCAGCAGGAGCGGTTCCTGGCCGGCTTCCGGGATTATGTTGCCAAAAAACAAAAGCACAACATCCGTCCCTTAGTACGGAAGTGGGCCGCCGCCGCATCGGTCATACTGCTCGCAGGCATCGGTTACTTTTCTGCCAAACAACAGCAATTGCACAAAGCGAAGCAGGCCACTGCGGATAACATTTTTCACGTGCGTAATACCAGCGGTATGATCAAAAAGGTGATGCTGCCCGATAGCTCCGTGATCTGGATGAATGCCAATGCCTCTCTTAGCTGGAGAGAAGAAGCAGCTTCAAAAACACGATGGGTAGCGTTCGAAGGGGAAGGGTATTTTGAAGTGGAACGCAGCAGCGAACGGCCTTTCGTGATCGTAACGCGCGACGTGGTAGTGAAGGTATTGGGCACCCGCTTTAACCTGGAGGCGTACCGCGATGAAAAAATGACGCGTGTATCCCTTGCCTCTGGTAAGGTGCAGGTGTCATCTAAAGCTAACCGGCAAACACAGGCCATACTGGAGCCTGGACGCGCAGCCGCCTACTTTCCCGACGACAGCGTGCTGGTGACACATGAAATAGATACCACACTTTCCACCGCATGGATGGATGGCGGTTTTACGGCAGAACAGCTGAGTATAAAAGATGCCTTTACGCGACTATGTGAAAGTAATGGTTACGAAGTAGCCTGGCAGAATGAGCGGCGCCTTCAGAAGAAAATCACCATCGCCTTTCCAAAGCAACGATTCGGGCAAACGATGGATGCCCTGTGTTATATGACGCATAAAAATTACACGATTAAGAACAAGCTAGTAACTATTTATTAA
- a CDS encoding RNA polymerase sigma factor — protein MPIHHQTASFEASVQVYWNKLLAVAVAKTNAHDAFDIVQDVLMAAWEKWEDLPKDEQLEYYLLNALKFRVLNYYRSAGRYSAHLKTLEDLLTGTIEEASAIESEALMETVLKEAIDMLSPHQQKLFVLRLRHQYSYKKIATELDIAPGSARVLYSRALEQVKDHIRSNPALSAQLVSAMLLFTIS, from the coding sequence ATGCCAATTCATCATCAAACAGCCTCCTTCGAGGCTTCTGTGCAGGTTTATTGGAACAAACTGTTAGCTGTCGCCGTTGCGAAAACGAATGCGCACGACGCGTTCGATATCGTACAGGATGTACTGATGGCCGCCTGGGAGAAGTGGGAGGACTTACCAAAGGATGAACAACTGGAGTATTACCTGCTCAACGCCCTTAAATTCCGTGTACTCAATTATTACCGCAGCGCTGGCCGTTACAGCGCACACCTCAAAACACTGGAAGATCTGCTCACCGGTACAATTGAAGAAGCTTCCGCCATCGAATCGGAAGCACTCATGGAAACCGTACTGAAAGAAGCCATCGATATGCTGTCGCCCCACCAGCAAAAATTATTCGTATTACGTTTACGCCACCAGTACTCCTACAAAAAGATCGCTACAGAACTGGATATCGCACCCGGCTCTGCCCGCGTACTGTACTCGCGCGCACTGGAGCAGGTGAAGGACCATATCCGCAGTAACCCCGCCTTATCTGCCCAGCTGGTTTCTGCCATGCTGTTGTTTACAATTTCTTAA
- a CDS encoding alpha-amylase family protein — MNKRLTVVVLLVGICTAGLFIFKPGIFKKDVPDEAIEMLQGVNTERKEAGFPPLPSLDSLWYKQAIIYSLDVKVFSDSDGDGIGDFNGLTQRLPYIKSLGVNAVWLAPFQPSPWRDDGYDVKDYYSVEPRMGSIDDFRRFVQQAKRDSIRVIMDLVVNHSSIEHSWFVQSRDTTNTYHTWYSWSRTKPDNFDKGMAFPGVQKSIWTYDSLAKAYYYHRFYEFQPDLDLQQPAVRSEVKKMLSFWLAEGVDGFRLDAVPFAIEVPDTKGDNFKGNYDIIKEMRRHVQSIAPSAVLLGEANITPGENTHYFGEHGEGLHLMFNFHVNQLLFYALAAGEVAHLQKALSATGGMPHHSQWAQFLRNHDEVDLGRLTKKERSRVYEAFGPLPSMQLYDRGIRRRLAPMLNNDQKRLKLAYSLLFSLPSTPVIRYGDEIGMGDNLALAERLAVRTPMQWNDSVNAGFSTSKSPLRPVIDTGAANYRMRNVVAEERDPNSLLQFTRRLIAMRRACPEMNWGRWEVVETGSGHVTGMIYRWNNSEVLILNNLSASEQQLHLQQLVATDKKWTALNGGPIPQEGKMKAAGYESYWYRLK; from the coding sequence ATGAACAAGCGCCTGACCGTAGTGGTACTTTTAGTGGGCATCTGCACCGCCGGACTCTTTATTTTCAAGCCTGGTATTTTCAAGAAGGATGTGCCCGATGAGGCCATCGAAATGTTGCAGGGGGTGAATACGGAACGCAAGGAAGCTGGCTTTCCGCCGCTGCCGTCGCTCGATAGCCTGTGGTATAAACAGGCGATCATTTACTCGCTCGACGTAAAGGTCTTTAGCGATAGCGATGGCGATGGCATTGGCGATTTTAACGGGTTGACGCAGCGCCTGCCCTACATCAAATCACTGGGAGTGAACGCGGTTTGGCTAGCGCCTTTTCAGCCTTCGCCCTGGCGCGACGATGGGTATGATGTAAAGGATTATTATAGCGTTGAGCCACGGATGGGGAGTATCGATGACTTTCGCCGTTTTGTTCAGCAGGCGAAAAGAGATAGCATTCGGGTGATCATGGACCTGGTAGTGAATCACAGCTCGATAGAACATTCCTGGTTCGTGCAGAGTCGCGATACTACGAACACTTATCACACCTGGTATTCGTGGTCGCGCACCAAGCCGGACAACTTCGATAAAGGCATGGCCTTCCCCGGGGTGCAAAAAAGCATCTGGACGTACGATAGTCTGGCGAAAGCGTATTACTACCATCGCTTTTACGAGTTTCAGCCCGACCTCGATTTGCAGCAGCCTGCGGTGAGGAGTGAAGTGAAAAAGATGCTTTCCTTCTGGCTGGCAGAAGGTGTTGATGGGTTTAGATTAGATGCGGTGCCTTTTGCGATAGAGGTGCCCGATACGAAAGGCGACAACTTCAAAGGCAATTACGATATTATTAAGGAGATGCGCCGCCATGTGCAGTCCATTGCTCCGTCCGCAGTGCTGCTCGGTGAAGCGAACATCACGCCGGGCGAAAACACGCATTACTTCGGTGAACATGGCGAAGGTTTACACCTGATGTTCAACTTCCACGTAAACCAGTTACTGTTTTATGCACTGGCAGCGGGAGAGGTGGCGCATCTGCAAAAGGCATTGTCTGCCACCGGGGGCATGCCGCATCACAGTCAGTGGGCGCAGTTTCTGCGCAATCACGACGAAGTGGACCTCGGACGGCTTACAAAAAAGGAACGCAGCCGGGTATACGAGGCCTTCGGTCCGCTGCCGTCCATGCAGTTGTATGACCGCGGCATCCGCAGGCGCCTGGCACCGATGTTAAACAACGACCAGAAGCGACTGAAGCTGGCTTACAGCCTGTTGTTCTCGTTGCCCAGTACACCGGTAATCAGGTATGGCGACGAAATCGGCATGGGCGATAACCTGGCGCTGGCAGAACGGTTGGCGGTGCGCACGCCTATGCAGTGGAACGATAGTGTGAATGCAGGTTTTAGTACCAGTAAATCGCCATTAAGGCCGGTAATCGATACGGGTGCTGCTAACTATCGTATGAGAAACGTTGTTGCAGAGGAACGTGATCCCAACTCACTGTTACAATTTACCAGGCGGCTGATCGCCATGCGCCGCGCCTGCCCCGAAATGAACTGGGGGAGATGGGAGGTAGTGGAAACAGGCTCCGGTCATGTGACAGGAATGATCTACCGCTGGAACAACAGTGAAGTGCTTATTCTTAATAATCTGTCTGCCAGCGAACAACAACTGCATCTGCAACAACTGGTCGCTACCGATAAAAAGTGGACGGCCCTCAACGGCGGGCCCATCCCGCAGGAAGGAAAAATGAAGGCCGCCGGTTATGAAAGCTACTGGTACCGGCTGAAATAA